One part of the Dioscorea cayenensis subsp. rotundata cultivar TDr96_F1 chromosome 2, TDr96_F1_v2_PseudoChromosome.rev07_lg8_w22 25.fasta, whole genome shotgun sequence genome encodes these proteins:
- the LOC120276130 gene encoding uncharacterized protein LOC120276130 isoform X5, with amino-acid sequence MRSVELEGRGTSVTIGRARRRKGSISVNWRIRGGTIGGCQLDACIIAFWSFSLFRLQFHNRFLHYGYLWILLNGILLFFIAILYLLASLGKLALGATVAYADCLVEVG; translated from the exons ATGCGATCGGTG GAGCTGGAAGGAAGAGGAACATCGGTGACGATTGGTA GAGCTCGGAGGAGGAAGGGAAGCATCAGCGTGAACTGGCGGATTAGAGGTGGTACGATCGGAG GCTGTCAGTTGGATGCTTGCATTATAGCATTTTGGAGCTTTTCTCTCTTCAGGCTTCAATTTCACAATAGATTTCTCCATTATG GGTACCTGTGGATCCTCTTGAATggcatattattattttttattgctatTCTGTATCTCCTAGCATCATTGGGAAAATTGGCATTAGGAGCCACTGTTGCATATGCTG ATTGTTTAGTTGAAGTGGGATGA